The sequence ACGCCCCTGGACTCACTCTCCCTTAGTTCTGCACGGGCAACCCACCTGACCCCCTGACCCCAACACCAGAGCCTCGGAACTCCacacctttctctctttcttttctggccCAAGCCAAGgattggggaggagggaggagggaggagggaggaggggctggagcagcggcagcagcaaGGTTATCAGTGCGCCAGGAGACTGCAGCAAACCCGTGCAGGTGGGGGTGGTAGAGGCAGAGAGGGGGAGACACACAGAAAGAAGGCGAGAACGGGGAAAGAgactgagacagagagaagggcagggagagatggagacagaaggaaagtgtcacagacagaggaaggaaagatggagagggacagagatacaaagggagagagagaagagagtgcCAGAGGGAGACTCGGAGAAGAGtaaggaaagatggagagagacagagatagagagggagagacagagactgaaagagagaaaggagagagagcaaCAGGGAAAGAGACACAAAGATAGAGGGAGATGGGGGGGtagggaaagacagagagactcagagagagggagagtaaagggacccccccaaaaaagggagagaaaagtagGGAGAGACATAGAAtaagagaaggagaagcagagagggagagagtgggagggaaagagatacaggtgagagacagagagatgggagagatgagaaggagagagggactgAAGAGAGAAACACTGAGGGAGGTAgatcagagacacagagacagaatcCCAGAGAAGGACCTACCGAACCCACAGCCCCACTCACCATTCTGCCGGTGCGGCCCCCGACCAGCGGCCCCTATGTGCCGGGACTGCGCTCCCTGCACACGCAGGAAGGACTGGGCAGGTCCCTGCAGGCGGCGCAATCCCGGTGTCTGCCtgcaaggggaggagggaggtggaccGGGGGGGGGGCATTAAAGGGGACGTGGTGGCGCCTGCTGGGGGAGAGGTGATGATGGGCACAGACGGAGGAAGGACTGCCCTGAACAGTGAGTTCAGAGCCAGGTACCAGCCTCCCTGCTGGCTGACTTTGGGCCACCGGAGGAaactttctgggtctcagtttaaCGCTCTTTAAAATGGAGGAGGGGGGAGCCTGATGATGCCCTGCGTGGGCAGGGGAGCTGAGTAACCTGGGAAAGGGGCTTGGCTTGCacgcctcagttttcccatctgtcacTGGGTGACCATCAAAGGGTCCTGGGCCCCAGCAGCCAAAGGGTGCTCACTCTGCGGGATGCGGGCCCTACAACAATCATACACTCTGCAGAGGGACTCTGCCCCTcactctatgcctcagtttccacatctgagaTATGGAGTGCTGGGTCTTTTGTGAAGATCTAATGGCTAGACATAGGTGCCTAATAAGTGTTGGtaagggcagggagcagggggaTCAACCCCCTGACCCAGAGTGGTCTGGGCAGGAGTTACCCCTGAACCTGAACCTGCACTCAAGTTCAAAAATCAAACCAGGAGGCAATGAGCCCTTCTCCCAGCTTCTTGGCTGCCTCCCCAGCTTCAGTTTCCCCCAAATATAAGCCCGTCAGACAGCAGAGGCAGGTTTATGGGGTCTGTGGTTGAAGGGGCTGGGGCTCGTTGCCTAACTCAGCTGCATCCAGGAGGCGTGACTTGGGACCAGGACATTCACCTCCTGcaggctcagtttccccatctggaataTGCGGTGAGATCCAGCATGTAGCATGTGAGGTTAGCCATTGGCCTGGTATATGGTAGGTGCTTAATAACTGTGCCACACTGTTAGTTATTATAATTTATTGGTGGAGCTTAGACTTTGGACCCTTCTCTCCTGATTGTGCCCTCAGGCAGGTCTCTGgtcctctttgagcctcagttttccctacCTGGAAGATGGGGCTGGGCACACCAACCAGAGGTAGACTTCTGCTGTCCGGCACCTCCCGCTCCTGATGACTATGCTGGCAGTGATGAGTGGGCCCTCGTGGGTTCGGAGGAGAGGGTCCCTTGCCCCTGCCCCCTGAAACACTCAGAGCAACATTTTATGCATCAAAAGGAATTTTACTGAAAGGATCCATGGGGAGATGATGGATAAATTCCGGGAGGGTGCCAGTGTGGAGTTTGGGTGAGGTGACAGCTGAGCATGGCCATGGCCTTCTCTGCTGGAACACCTGGACCTTGggccccccccatcccaccctgaaATCACCATAGCCAGGACCGAAGGCACCCAGAGACACACCTCCTGCCTCTAAAAAACCCAACCCCCCCTTCCAGGGGCAGGGCCAGCTGGGTATGTAAACAGGATCTTGGGGAGTCCCACAGCCCCCTCAGTGCTGCTTCTCATGGTGGGCTGGGGGGCCAGGAAGCGGGCGTAGGAAGAAGGCAGGGCTCCACAGGCAGCGGTAGGCCAGCAAGTGAGGCCCCAGAGCATACAGTAGGTTGCACACGAAGAAGCTGGCCCAGGCATCCTCAGGCAGACGGTAGGTGAAGGGCGTGCGCAGGTGCATGGAAGCACCCATGTGTGAGAACTGTGCCTGGTGGCCAAAAAGGGAGGATGGATGTCACAGACCAGGAGAGAACAAGCCCCAGCGTCACCAGCATCCCACCCTGGGGAGCTCAAAATATCCCCTTCTCTATCTCACTGGCTCTGCTGACCTACCTGTCTCCCCTCTTCAATCCATCTGTCTCTAAATATCCCTGTCCCCACATGTCCTGTCTATCCTCGTCCATCTATCTGTAAGCCTCTCCCCAGCTGCCTAACTAGAACGATCTTCAGGGTCTGCTGGACCCTGAACCCTATTTCTCTGCCCTGAGTCCAGCTCCCGGTCTTCCTCACCCCAGGCAGCCTCGATACAAATCCTCTCAATTCTACCCCTAAtcgataaaataataatatatctaACGGATGTCCCCCTGGTCCCACTGCCCTGGCCAGGACCCAGCCTTTATCACTTCCCATCAGAAACCCAGAAACATGCCCCCAGCTCTGACTGGGCCCTCCACTGCTCAGACACCTTCTACAGCTCCCCATTGTTCTCAGCACAAGCCCCCAAGCCCAGAGTTCAAAGCCCTTAGCACCTAACTGTCAATTTATCTTGTCTCTGCCTTTACCCACATTATGGGACTCTAAATCACTGTCCCCCTCTGTGCATATCCTTATGCTGTTACCattcctggaatgcccttccctgcCTGAAGAACTCATACCCATACATCAAAGCCTATGCCCCCgggggtgtgtgtgatgaattgggagattgggattgacatttatacactaatatgtacaaaatggataactaataagaacttactgtataaaaaaataaataaaataaaattcaaaaaaaaagtaatatctttccagagctcaaaaaaaaaaaaaaaaaagaaacatttatttgaaaaaaaaagaaatggaaaattacaaaagggGTAAgtagaaaaattactgaaaatggTTTGGCAAGGTGGGTTAGACAATGTACATTTTGTGGTTTGGCAGGATCACATTTTCTTGAGCAAAGACTCAGCATGAGGGCTGGGGTCATCTTTATGGACACAAACTACAACCTAGTTCAAGTGGAAGTCAAATTGAAGTTTGGTCAACTCTCTTAGCACAGTGTTAGccaagcccttttttttttttttcttctttttttttttttgcggtacgcgggcctctcactgttgtggcctctcccgttgcggagcacaggctccggacgcgcaggctcagcggccatggctcacaggcccagccgctccgcggcatgtgggatcttcccggaccggggcacgaacccgtgttccctgcatcggcaggcggactctcaaccgctgcgccaccagggaagcccagccaaaCCCTTTTTTCTGTATAGGGGTTTAGAGTTCAGAAACCTCATGAAACCCAAAACATTCCTTCATGGCAATTTTCTTTGCTTCAGAAATTCTGAACGGTCCTAACTGGCTTGCTACCTAAAACTATGCAAAAAGTAAAATCTATGTTTAAAAGGAGTAAAGAAATTTTCTACACAAAGCCTTGAATATGCTTGAATGACTATTCTCCCTTAATAATAACCCTTTATAATTAGATAGTAATAcgcaaaataaaaacagagagtaggaTGATAGCGGGGGCTCAGCAAGATCAATCCAGTCCTTCTGGTTTACAATGTTAGAAGATTTCCCTCCTCCTGAAATAAGGTTTCCAATTTCTTGAACTTGTCAAGTTAGATACGTCCAACTTCTTTAATACCTCGGATACTGAGTATCATTGAGTATCATAAGGAGAAACATATAATTTTCAGATTCTTCCTTCACgtcacataaaaaaataaattacagatggAATAAAGAGGCAAATGTTGTGTGTAAGAATTTTTAAAGCCTATGCATGAGAAAGCTTTTGAAATAGCAAAAATATCTCCAAAGCTTGACTTTGAACGTCGGTAATCAGAGCCTTCGGACTCAGAACACAGCTTCCAAAgcaaaatagaacaaagaaacCAAGTTAAGAGTAGTTCTTCTGCCTTTAAAGAGCTGGATGGAAATGAGACGTTCTTAGCAATTTTGATAGATGGCTCAGATTTTTATAGCACTCTTCTGTACAACAAAATTACTTTTGACAGTCATTGTTAATGAAACAACtactaataataacaatgataataatatccagaagagaaatagacaatgagtattttcttttattgtacttTGAATATACAATCATGCtgcaacaaagtaaaaaataaatagtaaagtacaatagagaaaaaaaaaaagcctatgccCCCTTTTCTAAGAAATCTGTCCCCTCTGGAATCCCTCTCAGACTCTCTACCTCCCTCTATTCAGTTCTAACCTCATGGggtttggggtgcctgtgtctggCTCTTTCTCCCCCACACTAGGGAATCCTGGGGTACTGAGCTGGGGGTGGAGCCTGTCAGGGGCCTAGTATCACCCTGCTCAGGGTGAGCACAAAAGCAATTGATGAGCAGGCAGAAACTTTCTTCCCTACGCActggcccaccccaccccattccaCCCCACCTCACCTGGCCAATGGCTCCAGCAAATACCAAGGTCCAGTCAGGCAGCCAGGAGCAGCCAGGAAAGATGAGGGCATAGATGGCCAGGCCATAGAAGGGCAGCACGTAGAACATATTCACCAGCATCTGGGGGACACACAGCTGATGGATTGAGCGGCTGCCCCAGTTGAGTCTCCTGATACCCCTCAGGTGGTGGACCCAAGGAGAATCTGGCCAGCCTCAGACCCCCCCCCAAGACAGGGGCTCTCTGCACATCCTACCCTGTGCAAATTGCTCCTTTATTTCCCTTGGGTTTCCCCACCCATCCCACTCCCACACACTGAGCCCACCCACCTTACTCCAGAAATAGCATGTGACCCTGGCCTGGCCAATCAGAACACCATAATAATCAGCTATGAGCATGTGATTTAAACTTGGCCAATCAGAGCCTGCCTGAGACTTATATTAAGCTGAGGAATTAAGGGCTCACACTCCTCTGTGGTGGCTAAGTAGAAAGAATGGAAGCCTAGAGCTACCCAAGGCTGTCTCTGCCATACCACAAAGGCACTACCTGGGAGTGGAGCACATGTAAAGAAAACACAGTCTAGAGACAGAGCTATCCTTGAgctcctggatccagccatacCTGAAGAGAATGTCTCTACTTTTTTGGTAGGACAATAAATTCCATTTGCGCTTCCACCAGTCTGACTTGTGTTGTTGGCACCTGCTTCAAAGGGGCCCAGTAGATCCCTAACCACGGCAGGACCGTGGCCCTCTCCTCCCATCTGCCCTCTCACCTGCACCTTCGGATAGGCCACGGGGTCCCTCAGGTATGGCTCATACTGATAGATGTAGACGAAGCAGGCATCCATGGGGCAGTCAAGCACCACCTGGGGCCCACAGACAAACCAACAGCCTCAAATATCCCTCCCAGAGGaagccttccccagcctcccaggaGAGGCCCGTACCCCTGGCTCTGGCCTGCCCCAGCTTTGGTTCTCTCCTCTGGCTGAGAATCCACAGATATTTGAGCTGGGGAGAAGGCTACAGGGAATGGGGCTTTGTGATGGAACACTCAGGTCAGACTCGATGAACTTCCCTGGATGATCAGATGGGAGAGCAGTGGCCTTTTTGCACTGGATAATGAAGATAAAGGAGTGAGGGATGGGCTGGGGACGGGGAGTGAGAGGCAGGTAGGCTGGCCAGTGCAGACTCACCAGGCCCCGAAAGAGGGTGAAGAACGCAGCAAAGATGAGGTAGATGATGAGGGCCAGGTCAACTGGGCGCCGCAGAAGGCCCTTTCTTTGTtcctcctccacctgccccaTGAGAAACAGCATGAGAAGTCTGGTATCCAACAGGCACTCAATGAAGGCTCATCCCTTCTTCCCTAATTACCAAGGAGATCTTTCCAAGGAGATAACGTCTTTGACCAGAAGCAACTCAAATGGGGGACATTCAGGCATTTGGCACAAGGCCTATCTGGGGGCAAGGGACTCACCATGTTGGGAGTGCAGCAGCTTGGTGCCTGGGTCTGGTTGAAGACCCTCAAGCCAGCCCAGCAGGGGACCAGCAAGTAGGGGATGGTGAGGAAAAAGGAAGGCCTGATCTCTGAGTTGTATTTGCCTGCCATGGTAGGAGAGACAGGGTGTCACGCAGCGAGGATCCCCCAGGCCCGGCCGGACCCTTTAGCTGGGCCATGTCAGAGCACCTGGCTGGAAGTTGTGATTCACAAATGCCATCCTAGCTCAGCCGTAACACGTCTGACTCCCGAGTGCCCATAAGATGATGTCCATGCTCCTCAGCCTGGCCTGCCTCAATTTACCTTCTGGACATGGCTCTTACACTTCAGCTGTTCTTTGCTCCCCCTAGAAACACCCTGGATATTCCTCTTGCACAGCCATCCCCACATCCCTGGTTGCCTTCTCTGCTCCGCCTCCTAAGACCTACCTACAAAGGTTTCACTCTGCCCTCTGGATCCACCTTAAAATTCCCTTCTTGTGTCAAGAGCATTCTGGGCCAAGCCCCTGGGGTCAGGAACCAGCTAGCTGGGGAGGAAATGGAATGTGCTTCCACTCCTCCAAGAGGAAAatgggggggaggtggggaaaggcTGCTGGCTTAGGCTCTGAATGGAGAGGCATGTGGTGGGGAGGAGGTTGCCCTCTGCAGACATTGGAGAGGGTATGCAGGATCCACTGGGAACTTCCAGACACAGGGCAGTGACCCAGCCCAGGGAGACACGACTCCTCAGAGCCAAGTCCTTACCAAGGATGTTTCCTGGAAGGAACACCAGGATGCTCATGACGAAGGATCCCAGCCAGTAGAGTGCAAGGTTCCGGTACCTCTTCCTGGGCAGGGGATGGAAGGGTGACCAGTAGATCCCTGTCCCCCAGTCTCAGAGCCCCCGACAGGGTCCAGAGACCAATCTGGGATCCCCAGCTCTGGATCCCTTCAGTGTCACCCAGAACAGAAGGGACAACAGGAAGTTGAATGAGGGAATGAACAGTCAGATGCTCTGTCCAAGGACAGTAGTGTCTGCCCAGGCACAGGGTGGTAGAGAAGAGAACCGACCATCACTGACACCTGTGATGTTCCCTGGATCCTTCTCCTGGCCACTCCTGTCTAGAGTCCTAGAGAGGCTTCCTGATTTCCCCTACAGATACTTCTGGCTTCATCCTAACCTGGGACCTCCCACCTAAGGactccacctccttcccagggTCCAGGTGCCACGCTGCCCACCCCACGCACCTTTTACGGATGGCACCAGCCATGGCCAGGTAGAGGAGGTAGTGAACAGTGCCATCCCAGTAGCAGATGAAGACCCCGTGTGCCGTGCGCAGGTACGGCTCACCCtacaggggcaggggcagggctcaGACGGGCAGTAGGGCTGCGGGCATCCCAGACAGCTCCCTACATACCTCCTTGGTGTAGAACGCCATGAAGCTCCCCATGTAGCCATCTTCCTCGAGAGCGATAAGGAGGTCCACCACGGAGGTGAAAGAGAAGACCGCGAACACTACGGGGAGAGTAGCAGGGCATGGGCAGGGTGTGGGCGGGGCACAGACCACGTGTGGGCGGGGCCTGAGACTGCAGGTCGGTGACCGGCCACCCAGTTTCTGGGCAAAGCCTCTGCACAAACctgctcccaggccccaccccacaaGTCACATTACCCACAGCCCACCTCAGAGGGAGGCACAGTCCCTGCCTTTAGGGGTCCCCAGGCTGATGGGAAAGGCACTGTCCCTGCACTCAGGAGTCCCAAGTCGGAAGGGGGAGGCCCCTTGAGGTTCCCCAATCAGTAGGGGTTCTCCAGTCTCTGAGGTTCTCCACTCTGATGAAGGCCCTTCAAGGGCTGCCAGTCTGATGGAGGAGGCCCTTGCCCAGACAGTTCTCTTCCCTAAGACCCTCCCACCAACTCACCGGCATAGAGTGGGTCATAGTAGATGTCACTTCGGGACAAGCTGTATATAGCCAAGAAGAGCAGACCCAGGATCAGGGCGCTCATCCACATCACCCCCAGGGGGCTGTGGAGAGGAAAACCAAGTCAGGGAGGCCAGGCTCATTCTGAGGTCCTGCCCCACCCTAGGGCAAGAGCAGACTCCAGGAAGCTCCAGGTGAGGAGGCTGAAGCATCTGTCCATCCAGGAAAGCCATTCCCCGAAACTCCCCTTTCCTAGCACCAGGCTCTTGCCCCAGCTGTTTCCCTCTTCTGGAAACTCCTTCCAAAAGTCTCCTTTCCActtggcaaactcctactcatccttcatgGCCCATCTACATTGCTCctcctccagggaagccctccctgactcctCAGAAAGGATCATTGCCTGACTTGGGCCAGGCATAGAGAGAGCATCTGTCAACACTTCTGACTATATGATTTATCCAGTCACTTGCTGATGTGTGTGACAGTTTGCTTGCTCTGTCATTCAACAGCTCCAAGACCCTCTGTGGCCAGTCCCAGTGCCCACACCTGCCAGAGCGTCTCTAGTGCTCAGCTCTGTACACCTCATGGTCTGAAGCTCCTGACTCCTCAGGTAAAGTGCAAATATTTCCATcaactccaccccacccctgccctgatCTGTTCCCATCAACCTGATAAGGCAAGTCAACCAGCTGCAGAGATAACAGAAGCCAGGTCTCTGGGCAGCCCCCAACTCTTGGCAAACCAAGGCcaagggtgggagggtgggagacatatccaaggtcacacattcCCCCCCACACTCTCTCCAGGCCCCAACCTTCTCCTGAACCCCTCTAACCCCTAGGATCCCCATTCCTAGCCCCATCTAACCAACATGACAATTATAGTAATCACATGAGACCACACCAGCATCTTGGCACACAATTTGTAATCCCAAACTGTAACTATGGGATGAGCTCTAGAATTATGTTCATTACacagggaagaaactgaggctcccgGGGCAACCTGTCTCACTCAGGGTCCAGGAGGATGGAGCCAGGAATTTGTACCCAAGGAACCAACTCCACAGTCAAGACTCCCTCTACCCCATGTCTTGGGTTGCACTGGGTTTGGGAGTGTGAGGGGCTTGTGGTTGCCTGGTACCCGGTAGCTGGATCCACAGGGTTGAGGCCTAGGGTTAGGAGATAGGGACAGGGGAGGTCGAGGTATgtaggggaaactgaggctagggACAGGGTGGGCCAGCCCTGAAGAGAAGAAAGTCCCAGGTCTGAGACAGGCAATGGAGTGACAGTCTGGTAGGGGTGGTGCAGCAGAGCGTGTGTGTGGCAAGAGCCGGGTCACTGGGGCATTATCTGGGGCAATACTTTGACCCTTGGGGACTCTGGAACCTGTGCTGGGCACATCCCTGGGAAAACACCAGAAACCCTCCAAAACCCTGCCTTGTTAGGGGCTCTGCTTCTCAAAGTCCCTCCTCTCCAGGCCCCAAACGTCCCAGGAGCGCCCCCAGCTCCACCACACAGCTCCGGGCCTGCTGGAAGGCGATTTCCGGTCGGAGGTTGTGGGGGTTCTTCTGACCCAGCCCCTGTCCTCGCGGGCCGGAGCGGCGCGGGGCCGCTGGGCTCGGGGGAGCCCGCGCATCCTCCATCCCGCCCCCTCcacaccccagcccagccccgcagCCCCCGAGGAGGccgccccggcccctccccgcaCGCACTACGAGAGCGCCGAGACGTGGTTGAGCGCGTAGGACAACGGGAGAGCGCCCAGCGACAGAACTGCGACCTTGCCCGCCAGCGGCGGGATGTCCATAGCGGCGGTGCCGGGACCCCGGCTTGGTTTCTGCGCGGCGGTGCCTCTGGGCGCGGAGCTGCCAGGGACCCAGCCCGGCTCGGCCCCGCCTTGCGCAAAGGTCGCCCCCGCGCTGTGACTGCCCTGCGAGGCCCCTCCCTCTCGCAGTGGCCCCACCCCGCCTTGATAGCCTCGCCGGACTCTGCGCTGTCCCCAGTGGCAGTCCCCGTCGCCCAACCGGTTTCCCTCTCTACTAATGCTAGAATACGATGCCTCAGGATGCTTCCGCTTCTGCGTCCTGGAGGCCACTTCGGTCTAAGGGAATTCGTTCCCCGGACTTCGTTCTGCACTTCTTTCTTCACCCTAAGGCACAGGCATCCTAGCCTCGACCTCGACCCCGAAGGGGGACCCTTTTAACTCTTCACATTCCGCAGACCTCCCTCCAGCCCAGGATCAAGTGGGCATTGTATGTGCGCGCTGACAGAGGAACCTCATCCGCTTGGGTGCAGAGCTCCCTTCAGTGCCCTTAGATTTGAGTTTTCATGCGGTGGCCACAGACAAATTTAAATGTGTCCAGGTGTGAAGTTTTAACTGGTCCCGGGGGCCAACTCAAGGCAGACGGTCAGGGACCAGGGTTGGGGACACCTTGAAGGACTCCATGATTCTCTGCTGTGTTCCTTCCGTGTAGCCTGAACCCCTGCTCATGTGGGCGAGGTCCAAGGGATGGGGTCCAAGGGGTGGCTGAGATTATAAAGTGGGGATGGAGTCAGTTTGGTGAGGAGTTCCGTAATGGTGCTCCCGGCAGGAAAAAATAGCTCAGGCTTGGGGATGAGCTGCAGAAAGGAAGCACTGAAGGCTGGGGTTGGTGGTGGGGTCATGGAGCAAGGTGGGGTGGGCTTGGGAGCGTTCTGAACAGCCTGGAGGAGGCTGGGCTCCATTCGGGGGCATATGTAAGGGGGCAGGGCTGGaccagggagggggctgcagggtggAGAATTAGGAGGCAACTTTTTGTCAACCCCTCCAAGGAGCCTCGGACTCTTGCCCACGTGGTACTTCTGGGTGCAAGAAACAGGGTGAGCGGTGCCCACCTGTTTCCTGCCCTAGGGggcccagtttttttttctggctgtgccatgtggcttgcgcGACCTTAgttccagggattgaacctgggccacagcactggaccaccagggaatcccctgggGGGAAATTCTAACCCTCACATCCCCGCAACTCCCACCAGGCCCAGCCCCCGCCTTCTCCATGGGGCAGTTGGGTCCCATCTCTGAGCCTGGGTGACAAGATGATCTTCTGGCCACTGACCTGAGAGCCTCCTTCCCCAGGTGCCTGTTGCTCATGCGTGAAGCTCGGGTTTCTCTGGGCTGATCTGAatctccagcctcatttcttgACTTTTCTCAATTCTTGTGGTGCCAATATGCTACATGCCTCTCTCCTATCTGCAATATGGACCCTCTCGTATTTCCTCACCCCTTAAAGCAGGCCCCggtgtcccctcctccagggaggTCTCCCTGCCACTCCAGCCCCACTTCTCCCCCTGGAGGGCCAGGGGTGTCTGGTGTAGCTCTGTCTACGGGTCTGGCCTCGCATCCTGTATCTGGGAGATACCTGCACACCCACACAGCATTTGGAAGCCTCCTCTTCCAACTGTCCCCGTGGCTGGGGCTAAAGTCCGTGGTCTGAGTCTGGCGAGCCTTCTGGTCACTGAGAATTAAATGGAGGGGTGACCTTGACTTAGTGAGGTGTTTGGGACCGAGGCCCAAGGTCCCCATCACTGGGACCTCTGGCTGCCCAGACCTATACGCTTGTGCTCAGGACTCTGGCTCCCCAGGGCAGGCTCCACCACACCCCCTTGCCCTGCCCTGGGCACA comes from Tursiops truncatus isolate mTurTru1 chromosome 3, mTurTru1.mat.Y, whole genome shotgun sequence and encodes:
- the TM6SF2 gene encoding transmembrane 6 superfamily member 2 isoform X1; its protein translation is MDIPPLAGKVAVLSLGALPLSYALNHVSALSYPLGVMWMSALILGLLFLAIYSLSRSDIYYDPLYAVFAVFSFTSVVDLLIALEEDGYMGSFMAFYTKEGEPYLRTAHGVFICYWDGTVHYLLYLAMAGAIRKRKRYRNLALYWLGSFVMSILVFLPGNILGKYNSEIRPSFFLTIPYLLVPCWAGLRVFNQTQAPSCCTPNMVEEEQRKGLLRRPVDLALIIYLIFAAFFTLFRGLVVLDCPMDACFVYIYQYEPYLRDPVAYPKVQMLVNMFYVLPFYGLAIYALIFPGCSWLPDWTLVFAGAIGQAQFSHMGASMHLRTPFTYRLPEDAWASFFVCNLLYALGPHLLAYRCLWSPAFFLRPLPGPPAHHEKQH
- the TM6SF2 gene encoding transmembrane 6 superfamily member 2 isoform X2, producing the protein MDIPPLAGKVAVLSLGALPLSYALNHVSALSYPLGVMWMSALILGLLFLAIYSLSRSDIYYDPLYAVFAVFSFTSVVDLLIALEEDGYMGSFMAFYTKEGEPYLRTAHGVFICYWDGTVHYLLYLAMAGAIRKRKRYRNLALYWLGSFVMSILVFLPGNILGKYNSEIRPSFFLTIPYLLVPCWAGLRVFNQTQAPSCCTPNMVEEEQRKGLLRRPVDLALIIYLIFAAFFTLFRGLCKKATALPSDHPGKFIESDLSVPSQSPIPCSLLPSSNICGFSARGENQSWGRPEPGVRASPGRLGKASSGRDI